The following is a genomic window from Ancylothrix sp. D3o.
TGAATGGCAGACCCAGGGAAAAAAGAAACAACCGTTTTATTTTAAGCTTAAAAATGGGGAAATTTTTGGATTTGCCGGCTTGTGGGAACACTGGGAAAAAGACGGCAATGTTGTAGAGTCTTGTACAATTATTACCACAAATGCTAATGACTTGATGCAGCCTATCCATGATCGAATGCCGGTGATTTTGCACCCAAAAGATTATGATTTGTGGTTAGATCCAGACCAAGAAAAAGTGGACGTTTTACAGGGTTTGTTGCAGCCGTATTCTCAGGAAGAAATGACGGCTTATCCGGTAAGTACAATCGTTAATAAGCCCGCTAATGATAGCCCGGAATGTGTGGAGCCGGTGGCCGTATGATGGGGGTTGGAGGCAATTAAACCGGTTCTCTCTTGCCAGATATGTGTAATTCTGTTAAGAAAATGCGGTGAAAAATAAAAACGTGCCGACAAAAAGCAGTATATTTTTCACAGAAGAGTACCAAGAAATTTAGTGCCAAACATTATCGCAATCATCAACGGCAAGGGAGGCGTCGGCAAAACTACGACAGCCATCAATTTAGCGGCCACCTTGTCAGAAAAAAAACGAGTCCTGCTTGTCGATGCAGATCCCCAAGGGTCTGCCGGTTGGTGGGTAGAACGCAGCCAAAATGATATAGGATTTGATATATCTCAAGAAACAAATCCTAAACTTTTAGGACGTTTGAGAAACGTAGAAGGCTACGAATTAGTAGTCGTAGACACGCCGCCAGCCTTGCGGTCTCAAGCCCTAGCCGCCGTCGTAGGTTCCGCAGATTATATCGTTTTGCCAACCCCACCGGCACCAATGGACTTAGCCGCCCTCATTGAGACAGTAAAACAAGCGATAATGCCGGTGGGAACCGCCTATCGAGTATTGCTAACCAAAGTAGACTCTCGCAGTTTAGGAGAAGCATTAGAAGCACAAAACACCCTTTTAGAATTAGGAATTCCCGCTTGCCATGCTTTTGTTCGCACTTATAAAGCACACGAACGAGCAGCACTTGATGGCTTACCCATCACAAAATGGCGGGGAAAAAATGCCAGAGAAGCCGAAGCAGACTACCGCCGAGTTGCAGATGAATTACAGCGTGATTGGAGGAAAAAATAATGGCAACTAAAAAAAGTTTAGGCGATTTATTGCGTGAAGAAGTCCAAAAAAGCTCTGACGCAGACGAAAAACCGGCAGAAGCCGTAAACGTCGAAATATTAGACACAGCAACTCCAGAAAAACTGCCGACAACAGCCAAGAATTCTGAAGTCAATAATTCTGAACTTGAAACAACTATTGCTCAACTTCAAGATTCACTGGAAGACCAAGTAAAAAAAGAAGACTCCTTGCAAAAACAAATTAAAACCTTAAAATCTGACTTAAAAAAAGCCAGTGAACAAGCCGAGGAAAAACAAAGTTATTTACAAGACCAAATCAACGCCATAAAGTTAACACTTGAAACAAAAAACTCAGAACTTCAAAAACTCCACAAACAACTAGAAAAAGCCAACTCCCTAAAAACTGAATTAGAAAAAGTCAAAGAAGAAGCGAGACAACTTGCTGAATCAAATAACGCCTTGGAAGAAAAGCTAAAAACCCTGACACCGGCCAAAAAACCAACCTCAGTGGCCAAAAAACAAACCTCAGCCATAAGCACAAGCAGCCCGAAAGGCCGGTTTTTAAATTTCCCCGATCAAAGACAGGACGATCCCGCAGACTTTGCCTCAAATACCTGGTTACTTGATTAAAAAACAGCCCATAAAAAAAACAGAGGAAACAGATAATCTCTGTCTCCTCTATTTTTTACTCTGTATGCTGTGGCTGAAAAAAACCTGTCTACAGACATTAACCCGTCACAGCTTGTTGTTGCAAAAAGCCAACAATCCCCGCTTTTTCAATTAACCCAACCACAACGCCATTATCTGTAATCACCGGCAACTCAGTGATTTGATTTTTTTCAAACAACATCACTACATCTAATAACGACTGTTCTGGTTTAATTGCCATTTCAAAATTCACCGGCTGCATTAAATCTCCCACCAAAACTTGAGGCCATTCATTTGTAGGAATTGCTCGCATTGCATCAACTGCAATTTCACCTGACAACCGGCCTAATTCATCGACTATTAAAAACTTTCGCCATTCCCGTTTGCCAATAATATACTCATTCGCAAACTCTCTGAGGGAAATATTAGCAGGAACGATAGGGCTATTGGGTGTAACTGCTTGTTCAGCTTTAAATGCAGCTAATTTATTTTGTACCCGTGCCCCTTGAGCAGCACCACCGGCATTTTGCAGCAAAAATAAACCGATTAAAGCATACCAAAATCTGCCTGAAAATAACCCGCCAATAATCGCTAACCATCCAAAAATTTGCCCAACTTTTCCAGCAAACTCTACGCCTTTATAGGGGCTGCCGGTGATTTTCCAGACAATTGCTTTGAGGATGTTACCACCATCCAAAGGTAAGCCCGGAATTAAGTTAAATAAAGCTAAGGCTAAGTTAATCGCCGCTAATAACCCCGTGATTGCAGCGCCTACCGCAGAGGTGCTGGTGGCGAAATTAAGCGCCGTAAACACCGCACATAATAAAAAGCTGACAAGGGGGCCGGCAATCGCTACCCAAAATGCCTCGCCCGGAGTTTTTGACTCTCTATCTAAACTCGCAACTCCGCCAAATAAAAATAAAGTAATTGATTTAACGTCTATACCTTGGCGGAGGGCTACAAAACTATGCCCTAATTCGTGGGCCAATACTGAGGCAAATAGCAAGAGGGCGACTATAAATCCTAATCCTAATGGCATCAGGCCGGTCAGTTCTGTAAATTTTCCTAACTCGCTGCTGTAGGTGAGGGTAAATAAACCCAACACTATAAACCACGAGAAATGTACATAAAATGGTATCCCGAATAAATTACCCACCCGAAAAGAGCCTTGCATTATCCTACCTCTATTTTAATTTTTAAAAGGTTTTTGCCCCTGTGTTCTTATCGTAACGAAATGTAAATTTATTTTACGTTTTGACCCATGCGTGTTAGCCGTCGGTTTAGGTTCGGTTTTGCGATCTATGATGATTTTAAATAATAACATTTGGTTTGACAACTATGCCAAAAAGTTTTTTACTTAGCCGGCTTTTGCTTCGTTTTCCCCCTCAGTACAGCGCCTTGGTACAAGATTTATCAGCGGTTGCTTTTACGCCCGATGGCAGTTTGTGGGTTGGTTCCGATGAAACAACTCATTTAGAACGACTTTCACCGGCCCAACCTTATATTTTTGACAACCATCATTCGTTTAATTTGAAGGATTTTCTTACCCTAGAAACTGCCGACGAAGAAATTGATATTGAGGGATTATGTTATGAAGGGGGATATCTTTGGCTTTGCGGTTCCCACAGCCCTAAACGCAAAAAAGCCAAGGGCAAAAGCACCCAGGATGATATGGAAAGATTGGCAACTATTAAAACAGAAAAAAATCGTTACTTTTTGGCGCGTGTTCCTTCCCGAAATGGGGAGTTATTCAAGTCGTTTTCCGATCAAAACTTAGTTTTAACGGCTGCTAGTTTGAAAACCACAGAAAACGGCAACTTATTAACCGATGCTTTGCTAGATGATCCTCATTTAGGCTTATCTATAAAAGCCGGTATCCCCAGCAAAGAAAATGGCTTTGATGTCGAAGGATTGGCCGTTTGTGGCGATAAGATTTTTTTAGGGCTGCGGGGGCCGGTTTTGCGGGGTTGGGCCGTGATTTTAGAGTTAGAAGTAAAAGAATTGGAACCGGGAATTTTAGGTTTAAAAAACATCGGTGACAAGGGAGAATTTTACCGAAAACATTTCCTTGATTTGAATGGTTTGGGAGTGCGAGAATTGTGCATTGATGGGGAAGATTTAATCATTCTGGCCGGCCCGACAATGACCGTTGATGGAGACTTAAGGGTATTTCGTTGGCAGCAAGTTTTAAATCGCGGCAAACATACCTTAACCAGCCAAAAAAGCGGAGAATTAGAAGTATTATTTGATTTACCCTTCACAATAGGCGGAGATCGTGCCGAAGGTTTATCATTGATGTCTTGTTTGGGGGAAGAAAAAGCGCTTTTGGTTGTTTATGATTCGCCTTCTCAAGATAGAATGGTCGGAGAAAGTGGAGTATTTGCAGATGTATTTAGGCTGAGTAAAAACAGCAAAGATGAGGCGATATTCCCTAGCTAAAAAAAACCGAGGGAAATCAGCTTAAATGAAAATCTTATAATTTTTCCTGATCCCCTCACCGGCCCAAATTATGAAACGCAGCATCGAAGTCTCTCAAAACCTTGCCGACTTATTAGAAAAATATCTCCAAGACAGAAGCCAAGAATAAATCTTTTTCTTGCGGTAACAAGTTATGATTGGGTCTTTTTTTCGGCTTAAAACTATCAATTTTCAAGGTTTTTAAAAACCCGAAATCCCAATTAAAACATTACCAAAATATCATTCTTTCTAAATCTAACTTGGATGCCACATCAATCAAATTTTCCTTATTCGTAACATCTGCCAAAAAAGGTAAACATCCCAAAACCGGCACCCCCGTAAATTGTTCAATCATATAAGCCGGTGTCCACTGATCAATTTCCTCCTGCGTGCGAGGTTCGCTACAATTCAACACAATTCCCCGCAACCGCATCCCCGTTTGTCTCGCCAAAGCCACACTCGTCACCGCCTGAGAAATAGCCCCCAAACGCACCGGCACCACCAACAACGCCTCTAGCCCCCAATCCCGCCCGATATCCGCCACCGTCAACTCATGCGTCACCGGCGAACCCAACCCCCCTAGCGCCTCAACCAGCAGCAAATCACAACGTTTTTGCAACCCCACCAAAACCGGCCATACTTTCTCCAACTCCACCCGGCGGTTTTCCAAATCAGCGGCCAGCGGTGGAGCAAGCGGAGCAGCAAAATATAAAGGATTTAATTCTTCAGCAGTTTGAGGTAATTCAAACAACTTTAAATAAAACTCCCTGTCACCCTCTCCCGACTGAAGCGGTTTCATAATTCCTAAGTTTTGATTAGGATGATACTTTTGCCAATAAGCCGCTAAGGCAGACGTTAAAATTGTTTTGCCTGCATTGGTATCGGTGCCGGTGATAAATAAGGTTTTGCTCATCTTTTTTAGCGTCATTACTTGACAAAAATTTCAAAATGTGATATCAGCTTGTTGGGTGAAAATTCCCAACATTTTATTATGGCTGAGTTTGGTTTAGCGTGGGTGTAGGGGAAGTAGGTTCGGGAATTAAATTAGGTTCGCGTTTAGGCGTAGGTTCAGGTGTAGGTTCAGGTGTAGGTTCCGGTGTGGGTTCCGGTGCCGGTGTGGGTGTCGGTTCAGGTGCCGGTGTCGGTGTCGGTTCAGGTGCCGGTGTGGGTGTCGGTTCAGGTGCCGGTGTGGGTGTCGGTTCAGGTGCCGGTGTAGGTGTAGGTGTCGGTTCGGGTGTCGGTGTCGGTGTCGGTTCGGGTGTAGGTTCAGGTGTGGGAATTGGTTCGGGAATTGGTTCGGGAATTGGTTCGGGAATTGGTGCGGGTTCAGGGTTAAAAGTCGGAATCGGTTCGGGAATAGGCAGAGGTGCCGGTGCAGACAGAGTAATTTCAAGTTGATAATTTGTATTCAGCCCACCGGGGAAAGGCTTTAAGTTAATCGTATAATCACCGCCAGCAATAACAACATTTTGCCAAACCGGCACCGCTTGCACACCAGAAACACTTTTACCATCGGGTGCCAAAATTGTAATTAAAACTCCATTTCCAGCAACCTTTAAAATATCTCCAGGTTGTGCAGAAACCAAATAACTCAGCGGTTCCTGATCCTTAAAACTGCCTTTAACGATTTGTGTTTTTCCCAATTGCAAATTTAAGCGTTTGGGAGTAACTGGTTTCGGGGAAGGTTTAAGCGTTGGTGGTGCTGTTGGCTGAGTCGTGGGTGGGGCAGAAGTTACAACCTTTGGCTTTTCTTCTTCCTCGTTTCCCACAGAACCCACCATACCCCAAACAGCCACACCAACAAAAATCATCGTCACGACACCAACCGCTGAAACTAACACCGGATTATCCCAGATAGAAGACTCTTCCTCGACATTTTGCGGCTGATAGTTGGGATAATTTTGAGCCGGCATTGGTTGGTTGCCAATAGCAACAGTTTTCACGGCAGTTGTTGATGGATTTTGCGGAACTGGTGCAGGAGTGGGTGCAACAGAAAGCGCATCTATCGCCGTAGAAACTTCTCGCGCACTTAAATAACGATCACCAGGCCGGTAGCTCAACATTTTATTTAAAATTGCTGCAAACCGGGGGTCTGTTTTTGCTGAATCTTGCCATTTCCAACTTAAAGAAACATCATCAAAAAGCTCTTGTGGTTCTTTGCCGGTCAGTAATACAATGGCAGTCACCGCCAACGCATATAAATCACTGCTAGGATAAGCGCGTCCGGTTTGAATTTGTTCGCTGGGAGAATAACCCATTTTACCAACCGTTGTAGCCGTGACTCCCGCATCAGGAGAAAGCACACGAGTGGCGATTTCTTTAACAACACCAAAATCAATTAAAACCGGCCATCCATCCCCATCTCGACAGATTATATTATCAGGAGAAATATCACGGTGAATAATACCCCGACTGTGGATATATTCGAGAACCGGCAATAATTGCTTGACTAATTGCACAACTTCTGATTCAGAAAAGTCGGTGGTGGTGATTTTACGTTCCGTTAATAAAGTGCGGTAACTTTTCCCAGCTACATAGTCTTGCAATAAAAACAAACGTCCGTTTTCTTCAAAAGTTGCCCGAAACTGGGGAATTTGGGGATGTTGTATTTGATAGAGTATTTGCGCTTCTCTCTGGAAGAGTTCTTGAGATTTTTGGATAGCGTAGGGGCTGGTTTGAGCAGAAATCAGTTCTTTGAGAGCACAGTGTTCATTGAAGCGGTTGGTATCTTCCACCAAGTAAGTACGACCAAACCCCCCCTGCCCCAATATACTGAGGAGACGGTAACGATTTTGAAGCAGAGTGCCGGTGGGAATAGGAGGTTGCATAATCGGAAGAGATTTTAACAAGACAGACAACTGATCTTACTTCAAATCGAAATCTAGTTATTCCGCCTTGTCGGTCAGTAGTCAGCCTCAATTATAGAGGTTGCCAGTGATCCTGGTACAGTTTGGCAGTTCTCAAAACGCGGTTTCTAATAGAAACTGGGTTTTTGTCGCCGCAAGTTCTAGGAAAACCGCGAGATAAAACTAAGCCGTTATTTGATTAAACCGGCCAAACCCCTAAGTAACAAAATTTTATTTCCGACGCCCCCATTTTAGGGTTAAAAGACTACCAAGCAAACCTAATCCCAGAATCGCGGAAGGTTCAGGCACTTTAGTATTAGAATAAACATCATCGTAAAGGTTAATTGCTACTAAATCCTCTACCGCAGTTAAATCATCCGAAATTGCTACAGCATTCAACATATTTGTTGAGGTTGAAGTTGAGGGGCTACTAGCTGTTGTAATACCGCTGCTAGGGAAGCCGGTGTTTACGACATTTTGAATCCAGTTATTAAGAGAAGATACTCTTGTTACTAATGAACGATCTCCGTAATCTGCCCACAAAGTATTTCTATTGGCGTTTTGAATAACAGAATTAACTCCAGCTAAAAGCCCATTAATAAAAAGTCCGCCGCCGCTATCTCCCGAAGCGATATTATATTCTAAATTTAGGGCAGCATTTGCGTTAAGGCGTGGGTCGGTAAAGTCTGACCACAAAACTTGATCAGACCAGCCAAGTTGTGAACCAAGGTTCATTATATTTTGACCGGCTCTTTTTGTACCAAAAGTGTTAGCAACTTGTCCGGTGGTGCCGGTGCCTCTAAAACCAAATCCTACATAGGTGCCGGTTTGTCCGTTTTCGTTTGTGGCTGTAGATAGAGTTGCAGCGCTGACATTGGTAACATTGCTTGTTAATTGCAAAATTGCCATATCGAAGCCGGCGGTGGGATTACGATTACTGGTTGTCCAGCCGCTATTTTTAACTCCGCTGCCAATATTGTAACGAGTACCGCCTAATGTAAAGGTTCCGCCTATGAGGTTTTGACCGGCTGAGTCTTCTAAGCAATGCGCCGCTGTTAATAAATAATTGGTTCCGATGAGGGTTCCTGAACAGTTCCAGCTACTCGTTGCGCCTCTTAAAGACAGACTGCCTACACTGCTAAAGGAATTTGCTAAGGTTCTATATTGCGTATCTGTACGGTCGTGACGCATTGTGCCAGCGTTGGCGAGTTGGTTGCTGGTTACTGTGGCTACGGTTGCCAAAATAGCTATTATTAGGCGGTTGGCTGGCATAGGAAAACTGTTTAGGGGATGGTAAGATGCTTTTTTTTATTGTTATCAGCCTAGCATTCTTTCCTTTCTTTCCTTTCTCGGCTATCTCCTCTTGGCGAAATCTTTAAAATTACTCTTGTTTTTTAAAGAAACATCTTCCCCCAGCCGCCACAAGGTAGGAGGTGGGTTTGTTTTTAATATCTCTCCCCCTCAGTATTTATTCCCCGCAGTCTCTTTTCCTTGGGAGGAAAGGCGGTTTGATTGCCAAAACAAGTAAAAGTACCTCCCAATCATCGACGATCAATCTTTGGGGAGATGTTGAGTTAAAAAAGCCGGCTATGGCGCTGTCGCGTCAGGCTACGCGAAAGTAAAGAACCGGCCTTTTCACCCTCAACAATTCCCCCCTTAAAACTGGAATTGTGACCGAATATGACCGATAAAAACCGTAGGGTTGTCATCAAAATTGTTTATATTGTTGATGACATAGAAAGCCGGGACAATAGAAACATTATCCGTGACTGGGAAATAATAACTCGCCTCAATATCAAACTGAGTGCCGCCATTTCCTCCCCCAGAAACTAAAAAGTTCCTGCCATCCAAAACATCAAACGGAACTAAAAACGAAAGCGTTGCTAATGCCCCCTGTTTTCCTAAATCAGGAAACGCCAAACCGGCCTGAATTGTTTGGGCATTCACATCGCCACCTTCCCTGTTACTCACCGGATCTAAATGCGTACTCGCATAATAATAGCGACCAAAAACCCCAAATCGTTTAGAAAGTAACCAATCAAAATTAACCCCAAACGTATCTGCCGTTGCATCCTTTAACCGGCCCCCAAAACCATCATCCGCCACGCCCAAAAGCGGCTGAAAGGAAATTTGACCGGCGCCATTTCGGTCAAGATTAGAACGCTGATAAAGCAAACGAATATTTGCCCGATCAGTAGGCTTAAATGTCAACTCCGCCGTAATAGTATTTGTCCCACCAAAAAACCCGACTTGCGGATTAGCAGCAGGGCGAGTTCCAGGTAAAAACTCAATATTTTCTGCTAAATAACCGGCCCGAAATTCCAACCGGGGAGCAATATTCCACTCCACCACAGCACCGGCACCGCGTTTTGTAGCACTTAAAAACGTGCTATTAATCGAGTTAAAACTGCCAGCCCCAGTCACCGGAGAAGTGAAAGCATTGTTATCAAAATGAATGTACCAGTTAAGCTGAGGGCCAACCGTTACTCGGAAATTATCACTAACAGGAAACGAGTAAAAAAGTGAGCGAATTACAAATTGATTGACATTCGTTCCCGAAGTTTGATCAAAAAACGGAGAGCCGGTATAATTAAACTGGCCGGCAGATACAAATTGATTGGCCGGTGAGGTGCCATTTCCGGCTGCAAGTTGCGTAAATAAACTATCCTTGCCGGTGAAAGATGTATTCAGATTCAACCACACCACACCACTCATCGTAGTTTCCGCATCGCCACCGCCAACAGTTCTCACCACCGGCTGATTTGTCAACGGATCTCGCACTGCCGTAAAAGCATCTATTCCTTCTGCTTTCACATTATCACGGGATCTCGCACCCGTAAAATTAAAAACCGCTAAACCAGTTAATTTTGTCGTCGTAGAAAATTGCGTTTCTTCTAATTGTCGGGTGCGAACCTCCAAACTATCAACCCGTCCTCGCAGCATCGCTAATTCTCTGGAAAATTCTTGCATCAACCGCTGCACATTCGCCAAGTCTTCTTGGGTTGCTAAATTATTTGGTTGGCTGCCAATTACTTCTGTGATTCTTTCTAAACAGGCATTTAAACCCGCTGCAAATTCATAGCGCGTCATAGCCCGATTGCCGCGAAATGTCCCATCAGGATATCCCGCTATACAGTTATAACGTTCCACCAAATTTTGCAAGGCTTGAAACGCCCAGTCAGTCGGTTGTACATCCGACAATTGCGAAACAGATGTCACCTGTGGGAACTCTGAATTATCTTCAGCAAAAGGAGTTATTTCCGCAGTTTGAGCATACGCCGGAACAGAAATTAACCCCAATGCAAACAAGGCTGGACTTACTGCAAGAAAATTGCTTAAAATTTTGTACATTGATAGATACAATCATTGTGCGAAGTGGAAAAGAGGAGGAGCGATCCTAGGGTGAAAAGAAATGCTACCTTGTAAAGATAATCATAAAAAGTAACAGAGATTACTAAAATGCAAAACTTCCTGAATTCTCTTCTCGGACGCCATCCAGAAACCATCAAAGCCAACGTAGAAATATACACTTGGCAAACCTGCCCCTATTGTATTCGGGCCAAATTATTACTTTGGTGGAAAGGCGTTAATTACACGGAATACAAAATTGATGGCGATGAAACTGCCAGAGCAAAAATGGCGGAACGCTCGAATGGCCGCCGATCTGTCCCCCAAATTTTTATTAATAATCAACATATTGGGGGCTGTGATGATATCTATCAGCTTGATAGTCAAGGACAACTTGACCCGCTTTTAACACAGCAACCGGCAACTTAAGAAAAAATCATTTCAAAAACTTCTCCCCTCTCACGGGGAGAGAAAGTCAGAAAAACCTTGCTAGGGGGTTAAGTTTTTCAACTTTGCACGAACAAATAAACCATGACTCTTGACGATCCAACCTATCAAAAACACCGCTACTGGATGAAACGAGCCCAGGAACTCGCCACAGATGCGGGGAACGAGGGTGAGGTGCCGGTGGGATGTGTGATCATTGATGGCCAAAACAACCTAATTGCCGAAGGCCAAAATCGCCGCGAACAAGATAAAGACCCCACAGCGCACGCGGAAATTTTAGCTCTCAGAAGGGCCGGTCAAACCTTAAACACCTGGCATCTCAACGACTGTACCCTTTACGTCACCCTTGAACCTTGCCCAATGTGTGCCGGTGCGATTATTCTTGCCCGACTTGGCCTTTTAGTTTATGCTGTCGATGATTTAAAAACCGGCTCAATTCGCAGCGTTGCCAACCTACCCGACAGTTCTGCCTCAAATCACCGTCTGCCGGTCATTGCCGGTATTTTAGAGACACCTTGCCGGCATGAGTTGCAAAGTTGGTTTAGCCGGCGCCGGCCCAAAAACTAATCCCCATACTAAAAACCAATATATGACGAAAGGACAATAACAAAAGTGTCCTTAGCCTCAAACCGAACAGCCACAAATCATTTTAAGGTAAGGTTAAGAATTTAAAGAAGCCCTAAAAAAAATAACAGTCCTTAATCTAACTCTTCCTATTTATACCACCATGCTACAGCTTAATTCTGAAGAAAAATCTGCCATTCAACCAACCGCAAACAAACCGGCGCCGGTTTCTCAAATTTCCCCTTGGTTAATGGCAATTGCTTATCCTCTGATGCGTTTTTTTGTTTTACCTCTTTATTTAGGACGCATTGAAGTCACCGGCCAAGAAAATATGCCAAAAGATGGGCCGGTGATTTTAGCCCCTACTCATCGCGCCCGCTGGGATGCTTTTATGGTTCCCTATGTGAGTGGCCGGCACATCACCGGTCGGGATTTACGCTTTATGGTGACATCGGATGAAGTAACCGGCATCCAAGGGTGGTTTATCCGCAGATTGGGTGGGTTTGCTGTTAATATCAAACACCCGGCAATTTCTAGTTTGCGTCATGGTGTGGAGTTGTTATTAAATCGCTGCATGATGGTAATTTTTCCAGAGGGGGGAGTTTTCCGAGATAACGAACTGCACCCCCTCAAAGCTGGATTGGCTCGCATTGCCATTCAAGCAGAAACAAATTCGCCTGGTTTAGGTGTGCAAATTGTTCCTATCAGTATCCGCTATGGTGATCCTTCGGTAAAATGGTTATCGGGGGTAAAGATTCATATTGGGAAGCCTTTAAAAGTTGCTGATTATTGTCAATCTCACAGCAAACAAAACGCACAGAAGTTAACTAATGATCTGCAAAAAAGTCTCGAAGAGTTAGATATTTTAAATGTTTT
Proteins encoded in this region:
- a CDS encoding SOS response-associated peptidase, with the translated sequence MCGRYTLTRLAEDVGRIVQASINSNLKPRYNIAPTQPVATILQPKSGKERELRILHWGLIPSWAKDESMSARMINARAETVAEKPSFRSAFKRRRCLVVADGFYEWQTQGKKKQPFYFKLKNGEIFGFAGLWEHWEKDGNVVESCTIITTNANDLMQPIHDRMPVILHPKDYDLWLDPDQEKVDVLQGLLQPYSQEEMTAYPVSTIVNKPANDSPECVEPVAV
- the grxC gene encoding glutaredoxin 3, whose amino-acid sequence is MQNFLNSLLGRHPETIKANVEIYTWQTCPYCIRAKLLLWWKGVNYTEYKIDGDETARAKMAERSNGRRSVPQIFINNQHIGGCDDIYQLDSQGQLDPLLTQQPAT
- a CDS encoding site-2 protease family protein, whose translation is MQGSFRVGNLFGIPFYVHFSWFIVLGLFTLTYSSELGKFTELTGLMPLGLGFIVALLLFASVLAHELGHSFVALRQGIDVKSITLFLFGGVASLDRESKTPGEAFWVAIAGPLVSFLLCAVFTALNFATSTSAVGAAITGLLAAINLALALFNLIPGLPLDGGNILKAIVWKITGSPYKGVEFAGKVGQIFGWLAIIGGLFSGRFWYALIGLFLLQNAGGAAQGARVQNKLAAFKAEQAVTPNSPIVPANISLREFANEYIIGKREWRKFLIVDELGRLSGEIAVDAMRAIPTNEWPQVLVGDLMQPVNFEMAIKPEQSLLDVVMLFEKNQITELPVITDNGVVVGLIEKAGIVGFLQQQAVTG
- a CDS encoding AAA family ATPase is translated as MPNIIAIINGKGGVGKTTTAINLAATLSEKKRVLLVDADPQGSAGWWVERSQNDIGFDISQETNPKLLGRLRNVEGYELVVVDTPPALRSQALAAVVGSADYIVLPTPPAPMDLAALIETVKQAIMPVGTAYRVLLTKVDSRSLGEALEAQNTLLELGIPACHAFVRTYKAHERAALDGLPITKWRGKNAREAEADYRRVADELQRDWRKK
- a CDS encoding iron uptake porin encodes the protein MYKILSNFLAVSPALFALGLISVPAYAQTAEITPFAEDNSEFPQVTSVSQLSDVQPTDWAFQALQNLVERYNCIAGYPDGTFRGNRAMTRYEFAAGLNACLERITEVIGSQPNNLATQEDLANVQRLMQEFSRELAMLRGRVDSLEVRTRQLEETQFSTTTKLTGLAVFNFTGARSRDNVKAEGIDAFTAVRDPLTNQPVVRTVGGGDAETTMSGVVWLNLNTSFTGKDSLFTQLAAGNGTSPANQFVSAGQFNYTGSPFFDQTSGTNVNQFVIRSLFYSFPVSDNFRVTVGPQLNWYIHFDNNAFTSPVTGAGSFNSINSTFLSATKRGAGAVVEWNIAPRLEFRAGYLAENIEFLPGTRPAANPQVGFFGGTNTITAELTFKPTDRANIRLLYQRSNLDRNGAGQISFQPLLGVADDGFGGRLKDATADTFGVNFDWLLSKRFGVFGRYYYASTHLDPVSNREGGDVNAQTIQAGLAFPDLGKQGALATLSFLVPFDVLDGRNFLVSGGGNGGTQFDIEASYYFPVTDNVSIVPAFYVINNINNFDDNPTVFIGHIRSQFQF
- the bioD gene encoding dethiobiotin synthase encodes the protein MSKTLFITGTDTNAGKTILTSALAAYWQKYHPNQNLGIMKPLQSGEGDREFYLKLFELPQTAEELNPLYFAAPLAPPLAADLENRRVELEKVWPVLVGLQKRCDLLLVEALGGLGSPVTHELTVADIGRDWGLEALLVVPVRLGAISQAVTSVALARQTGMRLRGIVLNCSEPRTQEEIDQWTPAYMIEQFTGVPVLGCLPFLADVTNKENLIDVASKLDLERMIFW
- a CDS encoding DUF3616 domain-containing protein; the protein is MPKSFLLSRLLLRFPPQYSALVQDLSAVAFTPDGSLWVGSDETTHLERLSPAQPYIFDNHHSFNLKDFLTLETADEEIDIEGLCYEGGYLWLCGSHSPKRKKAKGKSTQDDMERLATIKTEKNRYFLARVPSRNGELFKSFSDQNLVLTAASLKTTENGNLLTDALLDDPHLGLSIKAGIPSKENGFDVEGLAVCGDKIFLGLRGPVLRGWAVILELEVKELEPGILGLKNIGDKGEFYRKHFLDLNGLGVRELCIDGEDLIILAGPTMTVDGDLRVFRWQQVLNRGKHTLTSQKSGELEVLFDLPFTIGGDRAEGLSLMSCLGEEKALLVVYDSPSQDRMVGESGVFADVFRLSKNSKDEAIFPS
- a CDS encoding serine/threonine-protein kinase, whose product is MQPPIPTGTLLQNRYRLLSILGQGGFGRTYLVEDTNRFNEHCALKELISAQTSPYAIQKSQELFQREAQILYQIQHPQIPQFRATFEENGRLFLLQDYVAGKSYRTLLTERKITTTDFSESEVVQLVKQLLPVLEYIHSRGIIHRDISPDNIICRDGDGWPVLIDFGVVKEIATRVLSPDAGVTATTVGKMGYSPSEQIQTGRAYPSSDLYALAVTAIVLLTGKEPQELFDDVSLSWKWQDSAKTDPRFAAILNKMLSYRPGDRYLSAREVSTAIDALSVAPTPAPVPQNPSTTAVKTVAIGNQPMPAQNYPNYQPQNVEEESSIWDNPVLVSAVGVVTMIFVGVAVWGMVGSVGNEEEEKPKVVTSAPPTTQPTAPPTLKPSPKPVTPKRLNLQLGKTQIVKGSFKDQEPLSYLVSAQPGDILKVAGNGVLITILAPDGKSVSGVQAVPVWQNVVIAGGDYTINLKPFPGGLNTNYQLEITLSAPAPLPIPEPIPTFNPEPAPIPEPIPEPIPEPIPTPEPTPEPTPTPTPEPTPTPTPAPEPTPTPAPEPTPTPAPEPTPTPAPEPTPTPAPEPTPEPTPEPTPEPTPKREPNLIPEPTSPTPTLNQTQP
- a CDS encoding S1 family peptidase; its protein translation is MPANRLIIAILATVATVTSNQLANAGTMRHDRTDTQYRTLANSFSSVGSLSLRGATSSWNCSGTLIGTNYLLTAAHCLEDSAGQNLIGGTFTLGGTRYNIGSGVKNSGWTTSNRNPTAGFDMAILQLTSNVTNVSAATLSTATNENGQTGTYVGFGFRGTGTTGQVANTFGTKRAGQNIMNLGSQLGWSDQVLWSDFTDPRLNANAALNLEYNIASGDSGGGLFINGLLAGVNSVIQNANRNTLWADYGDRSLVTRVSSLNNWIQNVVNTGFPSSGITTASSPSTSTSTNMLNAVAISDDLTAVEDLVAINLYDDVYSNTKVPEPSAILGLGLLGSLLTLKWGRRK